Genomic DNA from Deltaproteobacteria bacterium:
ATTTCATGAACCAGCTTGGCCGCCATTTCACCCATAGCGATCAAGCGCTTATTCCTTTCCTTCTGGATTTCCAGCTCTTTTAAAAGGGAAATATCCTTAATAAGGACCGCATACCCCCTGACCAATCCATCCGAATCCTTTATCGGAGAACGGGAAAAGATAACCTGACACCTTTTTTTATTGGTGACCAGAAATGTGGTTGTCCCTTCCTCCAGAATGACAATATCCAGGTCATGAAAAGGCCGGCCAATTATTCCAGGGGATTTCATACCCAGCATTTCTTCGGCCGCCCTATTGATCATGGTTACCCGTTCCCTGGGATCCAAAACGATGATCGCCTCTCCAAGGCTTTGCAGGATGCCGTTCAAAAAATCTTTGGCTTCTTCGGCTCTATTTAAGGCTGCTGAAAGTTGCAGATTGGTTTCCTCCAAAACACCGGTCAAATAATGGACTTCCTCCTGAAGTTTTTGGTAATAGGCTTCCAGACTCTTGGAGGCCGCGGTAAAATCGGAAAAGGCCGTTTGAAGGTGGCTGGCTTCGATCATTAATAATGTTCTCCCATCTTTCGCTGCACATCTTTTTCCCGAAGGCTGACCTTGGCTAATTTACTCAAAATGGAATTACTGGCCTTAATCCTACCTAATATCTTTTCGGCTTCTTCACCGGACGACAGGGTGCCTGCCCGATATAAGGCCCATTCATTTAAGGGGTCCTTTTCCAGGGCCTTTTGGTAATAGGTCAGGGCCTCTTTCTTTTTCCCTTGATCGTACAACAAATCCGCTAACTGAATATAAATATTGGCATTACCATCCAGTCTCCGGAGGTTTTTTTCAAAAACGGCTAAGGCCTTAGGTACATCCTTGGCCGAGGAAAGGGTATCTTCAAACAAAGGCAGATCTTGGGATTCCATCTTTTTTAAAGATAAAATGCGTTCAGAGGCCGCCCGGTACTCCATTCGGGCGTGAAGTATCCGGGCTTCCAAACGGAGGATTTGGTCTCCCGTAACTTTATGATTCTTTAAAGCGTTGAGACCCTCCAGGGCCAAATCCTGGTTTCCGGCCTCAACGTAATATTGGACCAGGGTGATCAGGCTTTGAATCTTGACCCTCCCTGATCCGTTTTTCACCAACCATTGGAGAAGCGCGAGTTTTCCGGTCCCCTGCAATGATTCAGCCATGACCAGGAGGAAAGGTTCCCGGGAGGTATTCAGTAGCTTCTGGCCGACAAGGCCCCAAAGGGAAGCCATACGGTTGGGATCTTTTTCCTTCATTTTTAAAAAGAAACCCTCTAATTCTGAAAGCGTCTCTTTTTTAAGGGGAGACCGAAGGCTCAAGGCTTTGATCCACCCACTGGCCTGTTCAAACCTCTCCCCTTGAATATCCAATCTGGCCAGTTTTATTAATATGTCCTCATAATTTTTCCCGGCTGGATACTTCCACTGATATTCTTGCAGGGTTTGTCTGGCTTCATTTATTTTACCGGCCCCGGACTGGGCCTCGGCCAAATTGAAAAGGGCCTCTTGCCCAATCTTGGTATCCGAAGAAGTCAAAGCGGATTTAAGATATTTTTGGGCTTCATCAAATTTCCGGGCTTTCAAGGCGACCTGACCCAAGGCAACCTCGGAATTATTTTTAAAAACCGGGTCCTTTAATGACAAGGCAAGATATTGAACGGATTCCTGCTCTCTACCCATTAGTTGAAGGTTCTTTCCATAGTAATAAAGGTTCTCCCCGGATTGCATTAAATATTCCTTACCCCTCGAAATGCCCTCGGAATAGGCGGCATCGGCTTCCTTCAAGCGCCCCAGCCGATGGAGGATATTGGCCCTACCGAAGATCGCGTCCTGGCCTTTTCCCGCCTTCTCATAATGTTCCAGGGATTCCGGCAAAAGACCAAGGGCCGATAGGGTTTGGGCTGCCCCCAAGTGGGCTTTTCCCAAATATTTGGATTGATTAAATTGGGTCAGGAAGATCTTGTAAACCGTTTTGGCTTCATAATAATTTTTGATCCGATGATACCCTTCGGCCCTTTCCAGAAAGGCCAGTTCCTTCAGTTCTCCTTGGGGGGCCAAGAGATACGCCATCCGGTAATGCTCCATGGCTTCAAAAGGTTTTTGGACCCTTTCCAAGGCCCTTCCGTAACAAAAATGGTAATAAACCCGGGTTTCTGGAGCAGGGCGATAGGCGGCCAGGAATTGAATGGCCTCGGCCGGGCGATTGGCCTTAATCAAGGCCCAGGATTTTTGTAACCCCGGGTCGATAATCCCCTCCTCGAGAGACCGGGCCGGAAGAGAAGCCGGTATCGAAAAGATCAGGGTTATCAGGATGAAAACAAGGTGCTTCCTCATGCTTTATCCAGAAAGCAACAACTATGCCATGGGATTCAACTGGAAAATGGAAGGGTGGGAAGAGCCGACTTAGGGGGGCTGGGTCTTTCCAACTGCCGTGTTTATTAATATTTTTTTGTTTTTTCTCTAAACCCGGTTCGTTTTAGGCCTTCTTTAAAGAACCGAAGGGTTGTCAAGATAATGACACCGGGGAAGAGGCGGCCAAGAAAACAACTATGGCAGGTCTGGATTCTCTCCTGCGCGGGAATGACGATTTTTTACGTGACCATCAATGATGACGGATTCGTAAAAAGTCGCCGAAACCCGCATTGCGTCATTCCGGCGAAGCCGGAATCCAGATATTCAACCAATTCTGGACCCCGGCGCCTGTCCCGGACCTGATCCGGGGTTCGCCGGGGTGACGACCTCGGAAATTTTTTACTTGTTCATCAAAGA
This window encodes:
- a CDS encoding tetratricopeptide repeat protein is translated as MRKHLVFILITLIFSIPASLPARSLEEGIIDPGLQKSWALIKANRPAEAIQFLAAYRPAPETRVYYHFCYGRALERVQKPFEAMEHYRMAYLLAPQGELKELAFLERAEGYHRIKNYYEAKTVYKIFLTQFNQSKYLGKAHLGAAQTLSALGLLPESLEHYEKAGKGQDAIFGRANILHRLGRLKEADAAYSEGISRGKEYLMQSGENLYYYGKNLQLMGREQESVQYLALSLKDPVFKNNSEVALGQVALKARKFDEAQKYLKSALTSSDTKIGQEALFNLAEAQSGAGKINEARQTLQEYQWKYPAGKNYEDILIKLARLDIQGERFEQASGWIKALSLRSPLKKETLSELEGFFLKMKEKDPNRMASLWGLVGQKLLNTSREPFLLVMAESLQGTGKLALLQWLVKNGSGRVKIQSLITLVQYYVEAGNQDLALEGLNALKNHKVTGDQILRLEARILHARMEYRAASERILSLKKMESQDLPLFEDTLSSAKDVPKALAVFEKNLRRLDGNANIYIQLADLLYDQGKKKEALTYYQKALEKDPLNEWALYRAGTLSSGEEAEKILGRIKASNSILSKLAKVSLREKDVQRKMGEHY